The Catenulispora sp. MAP5-51 region TCGAGCACGTCCCGCAGCGGCCAGTGCAAGTAGTAGGCGAGGTACACGACTTCCTCCCAGAGCCGGTCGGCCGTGTACGTCAGGATTCCCCCGGGGCATCACCGGCGATGTCCACCGCGAAGGCGTGCCCGCATTCGGGGCAGGCGACTTCGGCCTCCGTGTGGCCGTCCTGGTTGATGCGCCGGTAGAGGTCCTGGAGGAAGGCCAGGTCGGAGGCGAACAGGTTCTCGATCATGAGGGTGTCCGCTCCCTGCGCCGCGCCGAGCCCCGCGACCGTGCGGGCCAGCAACAGGACACTGAGATAGGCCGGGTTCTGCCGGACCCGCGGGTCGCTCTGGCTCGTGATCTCGTCGCGGGCCGTGGCCAGGCGCATCACGCCCTCGCGGTGCACCCGGCCCTGCTCGTCCACGTAGCCGCGGGGCAGGACGAACGGGTACTTCGTCGTCATCCCCGCCGAGTCTGCCGGCGCCAGCGGCTGTGGCTGCGGCCGTGACTGTGACTGTGGTGGTAGCTGCGTCAGCATGCTCTCTCCCCCGCTCATGCGCCGGGCTGCATCAGGATCTGGTCGCAGTTCAGCGTCACGGTCTCGAACACGACCTCGCTCGCGCCGGCCATCAGTCCGCCGATCTCCAGCCGCGAGGGCCACGCGTTCTCCAGCAGGTACGTGATGATCGGCTGCCCCGACTTCGGCGAGGTGGACGCCGCGAACAGCTGCAGCGAGCAGGTCTTGCGCGCGCCGGGGTCGCCCTGGAGCACCGCCTGGTGCCAGGACCACATGTAGGTCGACGTGTCGAGTCCGCGTTTGAGCATCACCGACGGCGGGAGGGTCTTCCCGTACTGCTTCGTGTGCATGATCCCTCCCGGGCCGGTGGCGATGTACTCCACCGACTCCACCTCCGTGCTGATCCCGCTCAGCTCGCTGAACGTGGCGACCTGGATCCCGTCCACCTGGATCACGAAGGTCGACGCGCTCAGCACCGTCGGGTTGCCGCCGTCAACGGTCATCTGGTCCCTCACCCCTCTCCGTCGAGTCAGTCCGCTGCCGTCACTCCGAGTCCAAAGTGATCAGGTCGCAGGCGATCGTCACGTCCTCGGTGACGATGCCCTCCCCGGCCCGGGCCGAGGAGATGCTGATCTTCGCGCACCAGGCGTGCACGAGCGTGTAGCTCGCGAACGGCGACTGGCCGTTGATGCTGGGGAGCCCGCCGCCGAAGATCTGCAGGTTCAGGTGGTCGGCGCGCGCCGCCGGGTTGCCCTGGAGCGCCATCTGGTGCCAGTTCCAGAGCACCCCGCTGTTGTCCAGGCCGCGTTTGAGCGTCACCGTCGGCGGGGTGGTCACCCCGAACTGCTTGGTGTGGTTGACGTATCCGTTGTCCACCGAGATGTACTGCTCGACGTTGATGCCGCTCTCGATGCCGGCCAGCTCCTGGAAGGCAAGCTTCTGCAGCTGGCTGCTGCCCGGGATGTTCCCGGAGACCACGAAGATCGGCGCGGACGCGACGGTGGAGTAGCTGGGACTCGACATGTTTCCTCTCGCCCTTCCTGCGGCTCAGCCGAACCGGTCATTCCTCCAGGGCCGCGCCCTGCGAGTACTGCGACACCCGGAAGACGATGAACTCCGCGGGCTTCACCGGCGCGATGCCGATGTCGACGGTGAGGATCCCGGCGTCGCGGTTCTCCGGGGGGTTGTTCTCCTCGTCGCACTTGACGAAGAACGCCTCCTCCGGCGTGCGGCCGAACAGCGCCCCGCTGCGCCAGACCCGGCGCAGGAACATGGTGATCGTGCGGCGCACCGCGCCCCACAGGAACCTGTCGTTGGGTTCGAACACCACCCAGTTGGTGCCGTCCAGGATGGACTTCTCCACGAAGTTGAACAGCCGGCGCACGTTCAGGTAGCGCCACTCGGCGTCGCTGGAGAGCGTCCGCGCGCCCCAGATCCGGATGCCCTGGCCCGGGAAGGACCGGATGCAGTTGACCGCGATCGGGTTGAGCTGGTCGTGCTCGCCCCGGGTGATGTTGGTCTCCAGGTCGATCACGCCGCGCATCACTTCGTTGGCCGGGGCCTTGTGCACGCCGCGGGTCTCGTCGCTGCGCGCCCACACGCCGGCGACGTGGCCGCTGGGCGGCATGAAGACCGGACGGCCCCGGCCCGGGTCCATCACCTTGATCCAGGGCCAGTACAGCGTCGCGTACTTGGAGTCGTACCCGGCGACGCCGACGCGCCAGTCCTGGACCTGCTGGGCGCCGAGTCCGGGCGGGGCGTCGAGGATCGCCACCCGGTCGGCCATCAGCTCGCAGTGCGCGATCATGGCCAGCTGGACGGCTTTCACGCCCTCGAGGTCGACCGTGCCGGCCTGGTAGGCGGACATGAGGTCGGGGACGCAGAGCATGGTCACGTTCTCGATGGCCTCCAGACCGGCGAAGCCGGTGCGGTCGGCCGTGTTCCCGACGTAGTCGCTCGGAGAGATATGGGCAGGCACAGTGCCGTCGGGCACAGCCGGAGCCGCCGCTGCCGTGGGGGTCAGCGCGACCCGGACACCCTTGGCCGGCACCAGTGCCGCCCCGCCCTTGACCTCCTCCAGCGCGATGAGCTTGGAGGATTCCTTGACGACGGTGGCGGCGTTGCGCGCGCCCCGCCGCGGCGAGAGGTTGTCGAAGACCTCCGCCTCGCGGCCGTCGACCAGGACGACCAGTTTGAACAGGTCCTCGCCGGGCTCGCCGGCGTCGGCGACCTCGACGGCCACCGCACCGCCGGTGCCCTCGGCGGCCAGGGCCCGCGCGCGCAGCGCCGGCCGGTTGCCGTCGCCCGCCGCCGGCAGCACGCCGGGTCCGGCCGATGTCTCGGGCTGCGCCGCCGCGGCCGCGGTGCCGTCAGACGCCACGCCGTTCGCCGCAGACGCCTCGTCGCCGCCGACGCGGACCACGTACGCCGCCCCGCCGCCGTTGAGGAAGTACCCGTAGACCGCCTGCGGGAGGTACCCGCCGTCGACGAACCCGCCGAAGGCCTTCGTGTACTGCGTCCAGTTCGTGACGAGCGTCGGCTGGTCGGGGACGCCGTGCTCGGTGAAGCCGACGAACGCGCACACCGCGGTGCCCACACCCTCGATGGGCCTGGAGCCTGAGGAGACTTCCTCGACGTAGATTCCGGGGGATCGGTAGGCAGGCACTGTCCCTCCTTGCTTAATGGGGGTCGGCGACGATCAGTCTCCTGGAGCGGGAAACGCTCCACGTGCGCACCGTGGCCGCCAAGGAGGCAACTTCCGGTGCGCGATAAGGCAGGACGATGACGCTGACTCGCGTGCTACTGACGCACGACGAACGCGTTCTTCGAGGCGATGTAGGTCTCGAACTGCTGGCCCGTGCGCTGCGTCGTCGCCCCGGTGTTCGGGTCGTAGCACAGGTACCGGTCGTCGGAAGCCTGCGAACCGCGGTTGTAGATGGCGCCCTCGGAGTGCAGGTCGTTGCCGAACCAGATCCGGGTGTGGTTCGCGAAGGTCCGGTTCTGCACGTTCTTGATGACGGTCCCCCGGTCCATCGAGCCCCCGCCGAGCCGCCCCGACGCGTAGGTCACCTGCGCCGCGAGCCCGCCGCCGCCGGCCCACTGGACCATGGTCGCGACGGCCGCGTCCCTGTCCCCCTGCGGCATCTGCGCGAACTGGAGCCCTCCGGCCGGGCAGCCGTGCGTGAGCCAGTGGGTGGCCATGACCCCGCAGAACTGGTCGATCTCCGTGTGGAACGCCGGCGGGTTCTGACCCCGCCGGCCGACCCAGAAGTTGGGGTGCGGAGTGGCGAAGTCCGTGTAGAGGAACGGGTTCGGCGGCATGCCCGGCTGATACGTGATGGTCATGGCTTCCTCCCCGAGACCGCGAAAAGGCGGCATGGGTGCCGGGAACGGTCCTGGCCCCGCCTGGTCTCATCGGCCAAGCTAGCCGCGGGGCACGGCCGGCAAGATGCATGACCGGGCAGTGTCGGGGGAAGCGATCGGCGCTCGAAAGAGCACCGCTCACCAGGGGAGTTCCGGCGCGGCGAAACGAACGGCGCCGGCCGGGAACCTCGTTCCCGGCCGGCGCCGACAGGCGGGCCGGCCGCTTACGCGGCCCGGCCCGCGGTCAAGATCACGCGGTCCCTACTGAGCCGCCCGCCGAGGCAGCTTCCAGTTCGGGCGCGGGTAGTGGCAGGTGTACCCGTTCGGGTACTTCTGCAGGTAGTCCTGGTGCTCCGGCTCGGCCTCCCAGAAGTCGCCGGCCGGGGCGACCTCGGTGACGACCTTGCCCGGCCACAGGCCGGAGGCGTCGACGTCGGCGATGGTGTCCTCGGCCACGCGCTTCTGCTCGTCGTCCACGTAGTAGATCGCCGAGCGGTAGCTGCGGCCCAGGTCGTTGCCCTGGCGGTCCACGGTCGTGGGGTCGTGGATCTGGAAGAAGAACTCCAGCAGGGCCCGGTAGTCGGTCTGCTCCGGGTCGTAGACGATCTCGATCGACTCCGCGTGGTCACCGTGATTACGGTAGGTGGCGTTCGGCGTGTCTCCGCCGGAGTAGCCGACACGGGTGGACACGACGCCGGGCTCCCGGCGGACGAGCTCCTCCATACCCCAGAAGCAGCCTCCGGCGAGAATCGCCTTCTCGGTGGCCATCGCTATTCCTCTTCCTAAGCTGGTCAGTGCGGGCTTGCCTTGCCCTTCCTACAACACCAGCGTAGGTGCTCACTCTTCCCGCGTCCTGACGGCCTGCGGCTCGGACACGGCCCCCGTACCGAGGCGCGCGCTGATCACGTACGCGACCACGACGGCCACGATCACCAGCGGGGTGAGCGCCAGAGCGTCGGAGGGGAACAGCAGGGCCGGCAGCAGCACGGACGTCATCGGCAGCCCCAGCATCGCCACCGCCATGGCCCCGATGCCCATGGCCGCGCCGGCGACCATCGGCAGGCCGGGCAGATGGGACATCGCGATCCCGCCGGCGGCGCCGATGTACAGGCTCGGGAAGATCGGGCCGCCGCGGAAGCAGCTCAGCGAGAGCGCGTAGGCCGCCGACTTGAACAGCACCACCAGCACCAGCGCGCCGGCCGTCCAAGTTCCCGCTTTGTCGATCAGCGCGGGCAGGGCCGTCTGACCGGAGAACAGCACCTCGGAAGCGCCGTGGCTGGTGCTCTCGGCGAAGGCGATCGCGCAGCCGGCCACGGCCAGGCCGACCAGCGGCATGAGGATGATCATGCGCGGCTCGACCACCGCCTGCAGGGCCAGGGACGCGCGGCGGATGACCGTGCCGACCAGCGCGGCCGCCAGGCCGATGACCAGCGCCCACAGCAGCTCGTAGCCGGTCGGCGTGGTGAAGGCGGGGGCGCCGGGGATGCTCAGGCTGAAGGTGCCGTACCCGGTCCAGTCGTCCAGTCCCACGAAGATCAGCGCGCCGACGCCGGCCGCGAGCAGGCCGGGCACCAGGACCACGCCCAGCATCGGCCCGCCGAGCCCGGCGGTCTCCATGATCAGGAACGCGCCGACGACCGGCGAGCCCAGCAGCGTGGCGATCGCGGCGAAGGCCCCGGCGGCGGCGATGGCGGCGACCGCGCGGTCCGGGGCGCCGCGCTTGAGCAGCCGCACCGCCAGGGCCCCGAGCCCGCTGCCGATGGCGATCAGCGGCGCCTCCGGGCCGAGCACGGCGCCAAACGCGAGGGTGACGAACGAGGCCGCGACGACGCCGGGGAGGTCGACCGGGCGGACCGTGCCGGACGCCTTGAACCCCTCGGCCGGCTTGTGGCCGGAAGTCCCCGGCAGGAACCTGATGCAGCACGCCACCACCACGCCGGCGACGAACAGCGGGATCAGCGGCCACCACACCGGCGGCTTGGACCACAGGTCCCCGGGCAGCGTCGTGAAGATGGAGGTCTGCGCCGAGGTGACCGCTTTGAGATAGAAGTAGGCCACGGTGGACACCACGACCCCGACCACGGCGGCCATCACCAGCATCGCCACGTAGGCGCGGGACTTCAGCAGGTCGGCGGGGTTCGGGGCAGACGAGGGCCCGGAGGCGGCCGAATCGGTCATAAGCGCATGTTAGTGGTCGAATGCGGGCAGCCGCGCTATGCCAGCCCGACGATCCCGTGGATGACGAAGTACGTGCCCACGATCGCCGCCGCGCTCAAGCCGATCACGCGGCCGTGGCGGGCGAGCCACTCGTTGACCGCCCGCAGGGCCGCGGCAGCGCGCTCCGGGGCGATCGCGTAGTACGCGATCGGCAGTTCGGCCATCAAGAGCACGATCGCCGCGAGCAGGATCACGTCGAACACCACAGCCGCCGTGCTGGGGTTGCCCTTGGCGATCGAGTGCAACGACGCCAGATACAGCGGGGACGGCGATCCCAGTACCAAGCCCAGCCCGACGACGACGAGAAGCCGCATCTCGCGCTCCTCGGGCTTCTTCTTGTCCTTCTTCGCGCGGGGCTTGCGGCGGGCCACGTACAGCCCGAACGCCAGGATGACCAGTCCGATGGCCAGGTCGATGGCCGGCGGCACCGTATGGTGCTTGCTGCTGTCGTCCACGCTGGTGCTCGTCAGCACCTCCACCACGGCGAAGCCGACACCCAGGGTGACCGCGGCCGCGGTGATCAGGAAGATCACGGCGTTGCGCAGGGGATGCGCCAAGCCCAGCAGACCGGCGACGATGAGCAGCGTCGACGGCGAGAACGCGGCGGCCACCGCCGACGGGATCGCCTCCCAGAGCATGATGATCACCTGCGCGTTTCGCCCGGCGGACAAACCACGCGAGGGGCCTGGCTGCTCCAAGCGGGTGAAGGCAGCGTCGGCTGAACGGATGGCGGCGTGCGATCGCGGCGAATAAAAGGTGTGATTCATGATGATGAACACCGACGCGGGGAAGGGCCGCCCGAAGCGGGACTCCCGCTGGCGCCGCAAGCACCAGAGCCCGGCCCCGGCCGGCCGTGAGACCTGGTGGGCCCCGCGCGACCGGAGCTGGTGGATCGGCGTCCTGTTCGCGATCGGGTCCGCGCTGTTCGCCCTCGGCGTCCTGCCCGCCTACGCGAACGCGGTGGGCCTGCGGGCCGACGGGCTCACCTTCTTCGCCGGGTCGGTCTTCTTCACCTCGGCCGGGTTCCTGCAGTACCGGGAAGCGGTCGACGCTGTCCCGGCCGGCCTGCGCCACG contains the following coding sequences:
- a CDS encoding phage tail assembly protein; translation: MTTKYPFVLPRGYVDEQGRVHREGVMRLATARDEITSQSDPRVRQNPAYLSVLLLARTVAGLGAAQGADTLMIENLFASDLAFLQDLYRRINQDGHTEAEVACPECGHAFAVDIAGDAPGES
- a CDS encoding phage tail protein; translation: MTVDGGNPTVLSASTFVIQVDGIQVATFSELSGISTEVESVEYIATGPGGIMHTKQYGKTLPPSVMLKRGLDTSTYMWSWHQAVLQGDPGARKTCSLQLFAASTSPKSGQPIITYLLENAWPSRLEIGGLMAGASEVVFETVTLNCDQILMQPGA
- a CDS encoding phage tail protein, which codes for MSSPSYSTVASAPIFVVSGNIPGSSQLQKLAFQELAGIESGINVEQYISVDNGYVNHTKQFGVTTPPTVTLKRGLDNSGVLWNWHQMALQGNPAARADHLNLQIFGGGLPSINGQSPFASYTLVHAWCAKISISSARAGEGIVTEDVTIACDLITLDSE
- a CDS encoding phage tail sheath family protein, whose protein sequence is MPAYRSPGIYVEEVSSGSRPIEGVGTAVCAFVGFTEHGVPDQPTLVTNWTQYTKAFGGFVDGGYLPQAVYGYFLNGGGAAYVVRVGGDEASAANGVASDGTAAAAAQPETSAGPGVLPAAGDGNRPALRARALAAEGTGGAVAVEVADAGEPGEDLFKLVVLVDGREAEVFDNLSPRRGARNAATVVKESSKLIALEEVKGGAALVPAKGVRVALTPTAAAAPAVPDGTVPAHISPSDYVGNTADRTGFAGLEAIENVTMLCVPDLMSAYQAGTVDLEGVKAVQLAMIAHCELMADRVAILDAPPGLGAQQVQDWRVGVAGYDSKYATLYWPWIKVMDPGRGRPVFMPPSGHVAGVWARSDETRGVHKAPANEVMRGVIDLETNITRGEHDQLNPIAVNCIRSFPGQGIRIWGARTLSSDAEWRYLNVRRLFNFVEKSILDGTNWVVFEPNDRFLWGAVRRTITMFLRRVWRSGALFGRTPEEAFFVKCDEENNPPENRDAGILTVDIGIAPVKPAEFIVFRVSQYSQGAALEE
- the msrA gene encoding peptide-methionine (S)-S-oxide reductase MsrA, encoding MATEKAILAGGCFWGMEELVRREPGVVSTRVGYSGGDTPNATYRNHGDHAESIEIVYDPEQTDYRALLEFFFQIHDPTTVDRQGNDLGRSYRSAIYYVDDEQKRVAEDTIADVDASGLWPGKVVTEVAPAGDFWEAEPEHQDYLQKYPNGYTCHYPRPNWKLPRRAAQ
- a CDS encoding chloride channel protein → MTDSAASGPSSAPNPADLLKSRAYVAMLVMAAVVGVVVSTVAYFYLKAVTSAQTSIFTTLPGDLWSKPPVWWPLIPLFVAGVVVACCIRFLPGTSGHKPAEGFKASGTVRPVDLPGVVAASFVTLAFGAVLGPEAPLIAIGSGLGALAVRLLKRGAPDRAVAAIAAAGAFAAIATLLGSPVVGAFLIMETAGLGGPMLGVVLVPGLLAAGVGALIFVGLDDWTGYGTFSLSIPGAPAFTTPTGYELLWALVIGLAAALVGTVIRRASLALQAVVEPRMIILMPLVGLAVAGCAIAFAESTSHGASEVLFSGQTALPALIDKAGTWTAGALVLVVLFKSAAYALSLSCFRGGPIFPSLYIGAAGGIAMSHLPGLPMVAGAAMGIGAMAVAMLGLPMTSVLLPALLFPSDALALTPLVIVAVVVAYVISARLGTGAVSEPQAVRTREE
- a CDS encoding GAP family protein, giving the protein MLWEAIPSAVAAAFSPSTLLIVAGLLGLAHPLRNAVIFLITAAAVTLGVGFAVVEVLTSTSVDDSSKHHTVPPAIDLAIGLVILAFGLYVARRKPRAKKDKKKPEEREMRLLVVVGLGLVLGSPSPLYLASLHSIAKGNPSTAAVVFDVILLAAIVLLMAELPIAYYAIAPERAAAALRAVNEWLARHGRVIGLSAAAIVGTYFVIHGIVGLA